The Longimicrobium sp. genome contains the following window.
CCCGTCCAGGCCACCGTCTCTTCCCCGTAGGTGTCGCGGCCCACGATGCCGAACGGCGGATCGGTCGCGTCCAGCCGCACCGCCTCTCCCCCGGCGGTAATGCGGAAGGCGTGGCCGTGGCCGGCGTTGGAGTAGGCCAGCGTCCCCGCGGCGGGATCGATGACGCAGTAGAACAGGGTCAGGTACATCTCCGTGTTCTCCAGCTCGTCGATCACCGCGCGGTGGGTGCGGTGCAGCACCTCGCTGGGCGCGTCGCCCTCGGAGGCGTGGATGGCCACGGCGCTGATGGTGAGCGCCATGATCAGCGCCGCGCCGAACCCGTGGCTGCTGACATCGCCGATCAGCACCCCCAGCCGGTTGTTGGGAAGCCGGAACAGGTGGTAGAAGTCGCCGCCCACCGACTCGGCGGGGACGCATCGCGCGGCCACCTCGGCGTAGCCCCGGAACTGCTCCAGCGGGGGAAGCAGCTTCAACTGGAGGTCGTGCGCCAGCTCCAGTTCGCGCGCCAGCCGCTGCTGGATCAACGATTCGGCGATCAGCCGGTTGTTCTCGACCGCCGCGCCGATCTGGCTGGCGATGGCGGACAGCAGCTTCAGGTCGCCGGCGGAAAAGCCCTCGTTGGTCTCGCGCCCGATCAGGTTGATGACGCCCACCGCCCGGGTCTCGCCCTCGGGCGGGGTGTAGCTGACGGGCACGGACAGGAACGATCCCCGCTGCCGCGCGCCGCTCGTGCAGTCTTCGCGCTGGTACTCCTCGCCGGGCCCCAGGAGCACGTGGCGCCCCTCGCGGAACACGGCCGCCGTGATGGAGCACGGGTCGTCGACCGCCACCGGCTCGGAGTGCCCTTCGCCCCCCACCACGGCTGCCAGCCGGATCATCCCCGTGTCGCGGTCGTGCACCCACAGGGCGGCGCGGCGGGCGCTGAGGATGCTGGCTACCTCGCCGAGGATGGTGCGCGCGGCGTTCTCCAGCGAGATGATGGAGCCAAGGATCTCGCTGATGGAGTACAGCAGCGTGATCTCTTCGTAGCGCTCGCCGATCTCGCGGCTGAACGAGCGGATCTCGTCTTCGTGCCTGGCCGCGCGGGCCAGCATGGCACCCAGGAAGCGCGCCGCGGCCGCCGAGTCCTCCGCCGAGCCATCGCGGATCTCCACCCGCAGCGCCGTCCCCGGCACCTCCGCCGCCGCGTCCACCGAGCGGCCGTGCGCGGCGGGCTGAAAGCCGCCGGCCGTATCCCACCCGTCGCCCACACGCTGCCAGACGAGCGCAGCTTCGCCGAATGCCCGGCGAAAGTCGTCGAGCACTCCGCGCGCGGAGGCGGGAAGGCGGGGAGGGCTGGGGG
Protein-coding sequences here:
- a CDS encoding PP2C family protein-serine/threonine phosphatase, producing MTTAAPSPPRLPASARGVLDDFRRAFGEAALVWQRVGDGWDTAGGFQPAAHGRSVDAAAEVPGTALRVEIRDGSAEDSAAAARFLGAMLARAARHEDEIRSFSREIGERYEEITLLYSISEILGSIISLENAARTILGEVASILSARRAALWVHDRDTGMIRLAAVVGGEGHSEPVAVDDPCSITAAVFREGRHVLLGPGEEYQREDCTSGARQRGSFLSVPVSYTPPEGETRAVGVINLIGRETNEGFSAGDLKLLSAIASQIGAAVENNRLIAESLIQQRLARELELAHDLQLKLLPPLEQFRGYAEVAARCVPAESVGGDFYHLFRLPNNRLGVLIGDVSSHGFGAALIMALTISAVAIHASEGDAPSEVLHRTHRAVIDELENTEMYLTLFYCVIDPAAGTLAYSNAGHGHAFRITAGGEAVRLDATDPPFGIVGRDTYGEETVAWTG